A single window of Gossypium hirsutum isolate 1008001.06 chromosome A10, Gossypium_hirsutum_v2.1, whole genome shotgun sequence DNA harbors:
- the LOC107918237 gene encoding uncharacterized protein, producing MNPAEWWMIYGTCVPELQKLAIKVLSQTTSASNCEPNWSTFSYIHTKARNRLKYKKLEKLVFTYYNMRLKMRHQQRMSTDDINVSFNPISLDYIFEDVDPLSEWLHEKENPLLDGENAGVLPVDTSDDEMDVDQSQQQILSHSSSSSTPSQSGDGPDGGGLSPIDEDDGYSGDRGEIRSSSQYGGEYGGGTTGGHFVTDQSLMEICFLNLGEIEVNLELHQREKARSILL from the exons atgaatccgg cTGAGTGGTGGATGATATATGGCACATGTGTTCCcgaattacaaaaattagcaattaaagtgCTTAGTCAAACAACTTCAGCATCAAATTGCGAACCAAATTGGAGTACATTTAGTTATATTCACACCAAGGCAAGAAATAGGTTAAagtataaaaaacttgaaaaactagTGTTTACCTATTATAATATGAGGCTTAAGATGAGGCATCAACAAAGAATGAGCactgatgatataaatgttaGTTTTAATCCTATCAGCCTTGATTATATCTTTGAAGATGTTGATCCACTATCAGAATGGCTTCATGAGAAAGAGAATCCATTGTTAGATGGTGAAAATGCCGGTGTGTTGCCTGTGGATACCTCTGAtgatgaaatggatgttgatCAATCGCAACAACAAATTTTGTCTCATTCAAGTTCTAGTTCAACTCCAAGTCAGAGTGGCGATGGACCCGATGGTGGTGGTTTAAGTCCAATTGATGAGGATGACGGATATAGTGGTGATAGAGGTGAAATTAGGTCTTCTAGTCAGTATGGAGGAGAATATGGGGGTGGTACCACTGGTGGACATTTCGTGACAGATCAGAGTTTGATGGAAATATGTTTCCTGAACCTAGGAGAGATAGAAGTGAACCTAGAGCTCCATCAAAGGGAAAAGGCAAGAAGCATACTTCTATAG
- the LOC121208040 gene encoding uncharacterized protein → MMNVLKESNTKKIDKKRRKDEFLSQLTEEEDEHEGFIDEVSAIRQATRESIQSQHEWHRREEFRRSTGGWDNIYEEGRSSHGSAREHNRERTSKSIPGESEFTLRGAIPELVRSKSSKQPKVNDSFLKSFRRKIGEAVSKFIIYERLPFQLASSPWLYNLIQVATEVGQGVKLPTPYEVSDVYLESEYQRVHDWVNVLKTHWKELGATLMCDGWTNSLNQMHIINFLVYCSKGAIFWKSVDVSSVRSRDAEFYYRLLDSVVEEIGENYIVQIVTDNEAAMKAAGKKLMLKRQHLYWTSCAAHCLDLCLEDIGKKPSVAKVLDEAKKVTCFIYNHIWTVDLMKKYTQGKQILRPALTRFATHFIQLEEITRQKQGLREMFNSKEFKESKWGKQKSGPAYEAKKIVLGKDFWKKANDLIKVYEPLVRVLRLVDSDEKPTMGFIYEAIDRAKQAIQQNCRYFTEYEKIIDNRWNFMHSDLHSAGYFLNPQFQFGVEHSENVLIETLEGTRSVIERLEPSMDTQVRMVNQVRFNYYYL, encoded by the exons ATGATGAATGTACTAAAAGAAAGCAACAcaaaaaaaatagacaaaaagaggagaaaagatgAATTCTTATCTCAATTAACAGAAGAGGAGGATGAGCATGAGGGATTCATTGATGAGGTTTCTGCTATAAGGCAAGCAACTCGAGAAAGTATCCAATCACAACACGAGTGGCATAGAAGGGAAGAATTCAGACGAAGTACTGGTGGTTGGGATAACATTTATGAAGAAGGGCGATCTTCTCATGGATCAGCTAGAGAACATAATAGAGAAAGAACAAGTAAATCTATTCCAGGTGAGTCTGAGTTTACCTTAAGGGGAGCTATACCTGAATTGGTTAGAAGCAAAAGTTCAAAGCAACCAAAGGTCAATGActcttttttaaagagttttcgaaggaagataggtgaagcggtatctaaatttataatatatgaaagacttccttttcaattagcaagctctccatggttgtataacttaattcaagtggCAACAGAAGTTGGACAAGGTGTAAAGCTCCCAACACCTTATGAGGTTTCAGATGTGTATTTGGAGTCAGAGTATCAACGAGTTCATGATTGGGTAAATGTACTAAAGACTCATTGGAAAGAATTGGGTGCAACTCTAATGTGTGATGGTTGGACCAACAGTTTGAATCAAATGCACATCATTAATTTCCTTGTTTATTGCAGTAAAGGAGCCATTTTTTGGAAATCGGTAGATGTCTCAAGTGTCCGTAGTAGAGATGCTGAATTCTACTACCGTTTGTTAGATTCAGTTGTAgaagaaattggagaaaattacatTGTCCAAATAGTGACTGATAATGAGGCAGCAATGAAAGCTGCTGGAAAAAAGTTAATGTTGAAAAGACAACATCTATATTGGACCTCATGTGCAGCTCATTGTTTAGATTTATGCCTTGAAGATATTGGGAAAAAGCCCAGTGTAGCAAAAGTGTTAGATGAGGCAAAGAAAGTGACTTGCTTTATATACAATCACATTTGGACTGTTGATTTGATGAAGAAGTATACACAAGGGAAACAAATACTTCGACCCGCTCTTACTCGATTTGcaactcatttcattcaacttgaagagataacaagacaaaagcaaggtttgagagaaatgtttaattcaaag gaatttaaagaatcaaaatgggGAAAGCAAAAGTCAGGGCCTGCTTATGaagccaaaaaaattgttttgggaaaagatttttggaaaaaagCCAATGACCTCATAAAAGTTTATGAGCCCTTAGTAAGAGTATTGAGACTTGTGGATAGCGATGAAAAACCAACGATGGGCTTTATTTATGAGGCTATTGATAGGGCTAAACAAGCAATTCAACAAAATTGTCGATATTTCACAGAGTATGAAAAGATTATTGAcaatagatggaattttatgcATTCCGACTTGCATTCAGCTG gttattttctcaACCCTCAATTTCAATTTGGGGTGGAGCATTCTGAGAATGTATTAATAGAAACATTAGAAGGTACACGATcagtaattgaaagattagaacCTTCTATGGATACTCAAGTCAGAATGGTTAACCAGGTTAGATTCAACTACTATtatttgtaa
- the LOC107896814 gene encoding non-specific lipid-transfer protein-like isoform X1, translated as MASSMYLKLACVVVLCMVVGAPLAQGAVTCGQVTSSLAPCINYLRGTGAGAIPPGCCSGIKSLNSAAQTTPDRQAACKCIKSAAAGIPGINFGLASGLPGKCASSEILAWNVHQLVEAKIMIATE; from the exons ATGGCTAGCTCAATGTACCTTAAGCTTGCATGTGTGGTGGTGTTGTGCATGGTGGTGGGTGCACCCCTGGCTCAAGGGGCCGTAACCTGTGGTCAAGTCACAAGCTCCCTCGCACCCTGCATTAATTACTTGAGAGGGACTGGTGCTGGTGCTATTCCCCCAGGTTGCTGCAGCGGCATCAAATCTCTCAACTCCGCCGCCCAAACAACACCAGACCGGCAAGCAGCTTGCAAATGCATCAAAAGTGCGGCCGCCGGCATTCCTGGCATCAACTTTGGCCTTGCAAGCGGACTACCAGGCAAGTGCG CGTCAAGTGAAATTTTGGCATGGAATGTTCATCAGCTAGTGGAAGCCAAAATAATGATAGCTACAGAATAA
- the LOC107896814 gene encoding non-specific lipid-transfer protein-like isoform X2, whose amino-acid sequence MASSMYLKLACVVVLCMVVGAPLAQGAVTCGQVTSSLAPCINYLRGTGAGAIPPGCCSGIKSLNSAAQTTPDRQAACKCIKSAAAGIPGINFGLASGLPGKCGVNIPYKISPSTDCSSVK is encoded by the exons ATGGCTAGCTCAATGTACCTTAAGCTTGCATGTGTGGTGGTGTTGTGCATGGTGGTGGGTGCACCCCTGGCTCAAGGGGCCGTAACCTGTGGTCAAGTCACAAGCTCCCTCGCACCCTGCATTAATTACTTGAGAGGGACTGGTGCTGGTGCTATTCCCCCAGGTTGCTGCAGCGGCATCAAATCTCTCAACTCCGCCGCCCAAACAACACCAGACCGGCAAGCAGCTTGCAAATGCATCAAAAGTGCGGCCGCCGGCATTCCTGGCATCAACTTTGGCCTTGCAAGCGGACTACCAGGCAAGTGCGGTGTCAACATCCCTTACAAGATCAGCCCTAGCACTGACTGCAGCAG CGTCAAGTGA